GGCGGTGACACCAAGGCAGCGGCCAACAAGGCGGCTACCGACGTCAAGCGGATCATGCTAGAGACCGAGAAGAAGTAGATCCCGTTGCGGCACCTCGGCACCGGGTGGTCGCGATTCGTCGAGCGCCACCCGGTGCCGGTCTTCACGCTTCCCTCCGTCGCCGCCGTCACCCTCCTCATGGCGTTTCCGGTCGCCTACACGCTCTACATGAGCGTGCACTCGTGGTACGCGTCGAGCGTCACAAGCCCCCACTTCATCGGGCTCGAAAACTTCCGGCGCGCCTTCGTCGAGGACGACCGCTTCCGCAACGCGCTCTGGCTGACCGTGTACTTCACCGCGCTCGCGACGGCGCTCCAGCTCGTGCTCGGCGTCTCCCTGGCCCTCGTCCTCAACCGGCCGTTCCGTGGCAAGGGGCTCGTGCGCTCGGTCTTCCTCCTGCCGATGGTGGCGACGCCGGTGGCCATCGCGCTCGTGTGGATGATGATGTACAACCCGACGCTGGGGGTGATGAACTACCTCGTGGGGCTGGTCGGCCTGGGGCCGTACCGGTGGGTCAGCAACGCGGCGATCGTCGTGCCCGCGCTGGCGGTTGTGGACACGTGGGAGTGGACCCCGCTCATCACGCTCATCACGCTGGCGGGGCTCGCGACGCTGCCGATCGAGCCCTACGAGTCGGCGCTGATCGACGGCGCCTCCTCGGCCCAGATGTTCTGGCGGATTACGCTGCCGCTCCTGCGCCCCACGATCATCGTCGCGCTGCTCTTCCGCGCCATCGACTGCCTGAAGACCTTCGACATCATCTACGTGATGACGCAGGGCGGGCCGGGCTTCGCCTCCGAGACCCTGAACGTCTACACCTTCCAGGTCGGCCTCTTCTACTTCCACATCGGCTACGCGAGCTCGCTCCTCGTCATCCTCTTTGCATTGGTCCTAGGTGTGAGCTTGCTCCTCATCAAGGTCCGCAGGGGGGCGTGGTGAGATGCTGAGCGTGTCGGGCAGGGGGCGGGACCGCGTCAACCCCTGGACCTACGTCCTCCTCGTCCTCCTGCTGATCCCGTTCCTTTTTCCGCTCGCGTGGATGGTCCTGTCCTCGTTCAAGACCCAGGTCCAGAATACCGCCTACCCGCCCGTCTGGGTCTTCGCGCCAACGCTTGGCAACTACCGCGAGGTGTTCCAGAAGAACCCGTTCTTCACCTTCACGCTGAACAGCCTGGTGGTCGCGATGGGCTCGACGGGGCTCGCGCTGCTCCTCGGGCTGCCCGGCGCCTACGCCATCGCCCGCTTCAAGCGGACGGGCATCGCGCT
The genomic region above belongs to Candidatus Methylomirabilota bacterium and contains:
- a CDS encoding sugar ABC transporter permease, encoding MRHLGTGWSRFVERHPVPVFTLPSVAAVTLLMAFPVAYTLYMSVHSWYASSVTSPHFIGLENFRRAFVEDDRFRNALWLTVYFTALATALQLVLGVSLALVLNRPFRGKGLVRSVFLLPMVATPVAIALVWMMMYNPTLGVMNYLVGLVGLGPYRWVSNAAIVVPALAVVDTWEWTPLITLITLAGLATLPIEPYESALIDGASSAQMFWRITLPLLRPTIIVALLFRAIDCLKTFDIIYVMTQGGPGFASETLNVYTFQVGLFYFHIGYASSLLVILFALVLGVSLLLIKVRRGAW